The proteins below are encoded in one region of Dasypus novemcinctus isolate mDasNov1 chromosome 13, mDasNov1.1.hap2, whole genome shotgun sequence:
- the MEF2D gene encoding myocyte-specific enhancer factor 2D isoform X2, giving the protein MGRKKIQIQRITDERNRQVTFTKRKFGLMKKAYELSVLCDCEIALIIFNHSNKLFQYASTDMDKVLLKYTEYNEPHESRTNADIIETLRKKGFNGCDSPEPDGEDSLEQSPLLEDKYRRASEELDGLFRRYGSAVPAPNFAMPVTVPVSNQSSLQFSNPSGSLVTPSLVTSSLTDPRLLSPQQPALQRNSVSPGLPQRPASAGAMLGGDLNSANGACPSPVGNGYGSARASPGLLPVANGNSLNKVIPSKSPPPPTHSAQQLGAPSRKPDLRVITSQGGKGLMHHLNNAQRLGVSQSTHSLTTPVVSVATPSLLSQGLPFSSMPTAYNTDYQLTSAELSSLPAFSSPGGLSLGNVTAWQQPQQPQQPPQPQPPQPPQQPQPQQPQPPQQPPPQQPHLVPVSLSNLIPGSPLPHVGAALTVTTHPHISIKSEPVSPSRERSPAPPPPAVFPAARPEPGDSLSSPPGSSYETGDRDDGRGDFGPSLGLLRPAPEPEAEGSAVKRMRLDTWTLK; this is encoded by the exons ATGGGGAGGAAAAAGATTCAGATCCAGCGAATCACCGATGAGCGGAACCGACAG GTAACATTCACCAAGCGGAAGTTTGGGCTGATGAAGAAGGCATATGAGCTGAGCGTGCTATGCGACTGTGAGATCGCCCTCATCATCTTTAACCACTCCAACAAGCTGTTCCAGTATGCCAGCACCGACATGGACAAGGTCCTGCTCAAGTACACGGAGTACAATGAGCCTCACGAGAGCCGCACCAATGCCGACATCATTGAG ACCCTGAGGAAGAAGGGCTTCAACGGCTGCGACAGCCCCGAGCCCGACGGGGAGGACTCGCTGGAGCAGAGCCCCCTGCTGGAGGACAAGTACCGGCGCGCCAGCGAGGAGCTCGACGGGCTCTTCCGGCGCTACGGG TCGGCCGTCCCGGCCCCCAACTTTGCTATGCCTGTCACGGTGCCCGTGTCCAATCAGAGCTCACTGCAATTCAGCAATCCCAGCGGCTCCCTGGTCACCCCTTCTCTGGTGACGTCATCCCTCACGGACCCGCGGCTCCTGTCCCCCCAGCAGCCAGCACTGCAGAGGAACAGTGTGTCTCCCGGCCTGCCCCAGCGGCCAGCCAGTGCGG GGGCCATGCTGGGGGGAGATCTCAACAGTGCTAATGGAGCCTGCCCCAGCCCTGTCG GGAATGGCTACGGCAGTGCACGAGCTTCCCCCGGCCTCCTCCCTGTGGCCAATGGCAACAGCCTAAACAAAGTCATCCCTTCCAAGTCtccgcccccacccacccacagcGCCCAGCAGCTTGGAGCCCCCAGCCGCAAGCCTGACCTGCGGGTCATCACTTCCCAGGGAGGAAAGGGATTAATGCATCACTTG AACAATGCCCAGCGCCTTGGGGTCTCCCAGTCTACCCACTCGCTCACCACCCCAGTGGTTTCCGTGGCAACACCGAGTTTACTCAGCCAAGGcctccccttctcttccatgCCCACTGCCTACAACACTG ATTACCAGCTAACCAGTGCAGAGCTCTCCTCCCTACCAGCCTTCAGTTCACCTGGGGGGCTGTCGCTAGGCAACGTCACCGCCTGGCAACAGCCACAACAGCCCCAGCAGCCACCGCAGCCACAGCCACCACAGCCGCCGCAGCAGCCACAGCCACAGCAACCGCAGCCGCCGCAGCAGCCACCGCCGCAGCAGCCCCATCTGGTCCCCGTATCTCTCAGCAACCTAAT CCCGGGCAGCCCCCTGCCCCATGTGGGTGCTGCCCTCACGGTCACCACCCATCCCCACATCAGCATCAAGTCAGAACCGGTGTCTCCAAGCCGTGAGCGCAGCCCTGCACCTCCCCCTCCAGCTGTGTTCCCGGCTGCCCGTCCTGAGCCTGGTGACAGTCTCAGCAGCCCACCTGGGAGCTCCTATGAGACGGGGGACCGGGATGATGGACGGGGGGACTTCGGGCCCTCACTGGGCCTGTTGCGCCCAGCCCCAGAGCCTGAGGCTGAGGGCTCAGCTGTGAAGAGGATGCGGCTCGACACCTGG ACATTAAAGTGA
- the MEF2D gene encoding myocyte-specific enhancer factor 2D isoform X1: MGRKKIQIQRITDERNRQVTFTKRKFGLMKKAYELSVLCDCEIALIIFNHSNKLFQYASTDMDKVLLKYTEYNEPHESRTNADIIETLRKKGFNGCDSPEPDGEDSLEQSPLLEDKYRRASEELDGLFRRYGSAVPAPNFAMPVTVPVSNQSSLQFSNPSGSLVTPSLVTSSLTDPRLLSPQQPALQRNSVSPGLPQRPASAGAMLGGDLNSANGACPSPVGNGYGSARASPGLLPVANGNSLNKVIPSKSPPPPTHSAQQLGAPSRKPDLRVITSQGGKGLMHHLTEDHLDLNNAQRLGVSQSTHSLTTPVVSVATPSLLSQGLPFSSMPTAYNTDYQLTSAELSSLPAFSSPGGLSLGNVTAWQQPQQPQQPPQPQPPQPPQQPQPQQPQPPQQPPPQQPHLVPVSLSNLIPGSPLPHVGAALTVTTHPHISIKSEPVSPSRERSPAPPPPAVFPAARPEPGDSLSSPPGSSYETGDRDDGRGDFGPSLGLLRPAPEPEAEGSAVKRMRLDTWTLK, translated from the exons ATGGGGAGGAAAAAGATTCAGATCCAGCGAATCACCGATGAGCGGAACCGACAG GTAACATTCACCAAGCGGAAGTTTGGGCTGATGAAGAAGGCATATGAGCTGAGCGTGCTATGCGACTGTGAGATCGCCCTCATCATCTTTAACCACTCCAACAAGCTGTTCCAGTATGCCAGCACCGACATGGACAAGGTCCTGCTCAAGTACACGGAGTACAATGAGCCTCACGAGAGCCGCACCAATGCCGACATCATTGAG ACCCTGAGGAAGAAGGGCTTCAACGGCTGCGACAGCCCCGAGCCCGACGGGGAGGACTCGCTGGAGCAGAGCCCCCTGCTGGAGGACAAGTACCGGCGCGCCAGCGAGGAGCTCGACGGGCTCTTCCGGCGCTACGGG TCGGCCGTCCCGGCCCCCAACTTTGCTATGCCTGTCACGGTGCCCGTGTCCAATCAGAGCTCACTGCAATTCAGCAATCCCAGCGGCTCCCTGGTCACCCCTTCTCTGGTGACGTCATCCCTCACGGACCCGCGGCTCCTGTCCCCCCAGCAGCCAGCACTGCAGAGGAACAGTGTGTCTCCCGGCCTGCCCCAGCGGCCAGCCAGTGCGG GGGCCATGCTGGGGGGAGATCTCAACAGTGCTAATGGAGCCTGCCCCAGCCCTGTCG GGAATGGCTACGGCAGTGCACGAGCTTCCCCCGGCCTCCTCCCTGTGGCCAATGGCAACAGCCTAAACAAAGTCATCCCTTCCAAGTCtccgcccccacccacccacagcGCCCAGCAGCTTGGAGCCCCCAGCCGCAAGCCTGACCTGCGGGTCATCACTTCCCAGGGAGGAAAGGGATTAATGCATCACTTG ACTGAGGACCATTTAGATCTG AACAATGCCCAGCGCCTTGGGGTCTCCCAGTCTACCCACTCGCTCACCACCCCAGTGGTTTCCGTGGCAACACCGAGTTTACTCAGCCAAGGcctccccttctcttccatgCCCACTGCCTACAACACTG ATTACCAGCTAACCAGTGCAGAGCTCTCCTCCCTACCAGCCTTCAGTTCACCTGGGGGGCTGTCGCTAGGCAACGTCACCGCCTGGCAACAGCCACAACAGCCCCAGCAGCCACCGCAGCCACAGCCACCACAGCCGCCGCAGCAGCCACAGCCACAGCAACCGCAGCCGCCGCAGCAGCCACCGCCGCAGCAGCCCCATCTGGTCCCCGTATCTCTCAGCAACCTAAT CCCGGGCAGCCCCCTGCCCCATGTGGGTGCTGCCCTCACGGTCACCACCCATCCCCACATCAGCATCAAGTCAGAACCGGTGTCTCCAAGCCGTGAGCGCAGCCCTGCACCTCCCCCTCCAGCTGTGTTCCCGGCTGCCCGTCCTGAGCCTGGTGACAGTCTCAGCAGCCCACCTGGGAGCTCCTATGAGACGGGGGACCGGGATGATGGACGGGGGGACTTCGGGCCCTCACTGGGCCTGTTGCGCCCAGCCCCAGAGCCTGAGGCTGAGGGCTCAGCTGTGAAGAGGATGCGGCTCGACACCTGG ACATTAAAGTGA